In Actinomycetota bacterium, the DNA window ACGTCAAAGATATCATGACCAAGAATCCCATTTCCATATCCGAGGAGGCGAGTCTCAAAAAGGCGGCCGTCATGCTGAAAGAGGAGAAGGTCGGCTCCCTCTTGGTCGTGGACTCCAACGGCGATCTTGCCGGTATCATAACCGATCGCATCCTAGTCGTTGACGCCATCGCCAACGGCTTTGATTTCAACAAGACTCAAGTCAAGGAGATCATGTACGAGAGCATGGTCTCGGTCACCCCGGACATGGAGGCGACCAAGGCGGCCCGCCTATTGGAGGAGCTTGAGATAAGATATCTGCCCGTCATGGAGGGCAAGAAAACCGTCGGCATCCTCTCCATCTCGGATCTGGCAAATTTCGTCAAGGACTTCATCGACTGCATCCTGATAGAACTCGGCGCCCGTGTCGTCAAGAGGAGGATCGGCTAAGCCCATCATGACGAAGATCAATCTCACGATAAACGGCAAAAATATAGCGGCCGTGGGCGGCATGACCATCCTGGAGGCGGCCAAGGGAGCGGATATCGGCATCCCCACCCTCTGCCACGATCCGCGCCTCAAGCCCTATGGGGCTTGCCGCCTCTGCCTGGTAGAGGTCAAGGGGTCCAAGAAGCCGCTTCTCTCCTGCGCTACCAAAGTGACTGAGGGGATGGAGGTAGAGACGGAGACGCCTGCTCTGCTTCGCATCAGAAAGACCCTGGTTGAACTGCTCCTTTCCGACCACAAAATAAACTGCGTCACCTGTGAGAGCTCGGGCCGTTGCAAATTGCAGGACTTGGCCTACGAGTTTGGGATAGAGGATAATCGCTTCATTGGGGAGAGGAACACTTTTAAAATCGAGGATTTTAACCCCTTGATCGAGCGAGACCCAAGCAAGTGCATCCTCTGCGGCCGCTGCGTTAGAATCTGCGAAGAGGTTCAACAAGACAGCGTCTATACCTTTGCGGGTCGCAGCTTCAGCACGGTGGTGACGACCCCTTATGATCGCTCCCTAATTCAGACCAAGTGCGAGCTCTGCGGACAATGCATCTCGGCCTGTCCGACGGCGGCCCTCATCGATAAGACAGCCAAGAATCAGGGCCGGATTTGGGAGACGAGCGCCACCAAGACGACCTGCCCCTATTGCGGCTGCGGCTGCGAGCTCGAGCTTCACGTGAAAGACGGGCGCATCGTCCGCGTCTCAGCCGATGTCCAGAGCGGGGTCAATCGGGGCAACGCCTGCGTCAAGGGGCGCTTTGCCATGGGCTTTGTCAATCACAAGGATAGGCTTAAGAACCCGCTCATCAGAAAGGACGGCAAGCTTACCGAGGCCACTTTCGATGAGGCGATAGGGCTTATCGCCTCCAAATTGGCCAAAATCAAAGAGGAGAGCGGGCCCGATTCGATCGGCGTCTTTGCCTCGGCCAGGTGCACCAATGAGGAGAATTATCTTCTGCAGAAGTTTATCCGGGCGGCGGTTGGCACCAACAACATCGATCACTGCGCCCGCTTGTGACACGCTCCAACGGTGGCCGGTCTGGCCGCAGCGTTTGGAAGCGGGGCGATGACAAATTCGCTCTCCGATATAGCCCAGTCCGATGTCATCCTGGTCATGGGCTCAAATACCACCGAGAGCCATCCCATCGTTGCCTTGGAGATCAAGCGGGCAGTCAGTGATTTTGGGGCAAAACTCATCGTCATCGATCCAAGGCGGATAAGGCTGGCCGATTACGCCGACATCTACCTCTCCCAAAAACCCGGAAGCGACGTGGCCCTCCTTAACGGAATCATGCATGTCATAATCGAAGAGGGTCTGGCGGATCAGGCCTTCACCTTGGCCAGGTGTGAAGACTTCGAAGCCTTCAAAAGGGCGGTCCGCAAATATACCCCCGAACTTGCTGAGGAGATTTCCGGCGTCAAGGCCGATGATATCAGAAGGGTTGCCCGCCTCTTTGGAGCGGCCAAAAACGGGGCCATCTTCTATTGCATGGGCTTAACCCAGCATGTGACCGGGACGGATAACGTCCTTTCGGTGGCCAATCTGGCCATGCTGACCGGAAACATCGGCCGGCCTGGAACCGGGGTCAATCCTTTGCGCGGTCAGAACAACGTCCAGGGCGCCTGCGATATGGGGGCTCTTCCCAACGTCTTTGCAGGCTACCAGAAGGTTAGCGATGAGGCGGCCGCCCAAAAATTCGAATCCGCCTGGGGGGGGAGCCTCTCCCGCAAAGAGGGCTTGACCGTAACCGAGATGATTTGGGCGGCCGCCTCCGGAGGCATCAAGGCCCTCTATATTATGGGCGAAAACCCCATGCTCTCCGATGCCGATACCTCCCACGTCGAAGAGGCCCTAAAGAATCTCGACCTTCTGGTGGTTCAAGATATCTTCTTAACCGAAACCGCCGCTCTGGCCGACGTGGTTCTGCCGGGGGCAAGCTTTGCCGAAAAGGATGGCACCTTCACCAATACCGAGCGCCGCGTCCAGAGGGTCAGAAGAGCTATCCCAGTGCTTGGTGGGGCAAAAGAAGACTTAAAGATAATCGCCGATCTCTCGGCGGCCATGGGTTATCCGATGGAGTATGCGAGCGCAAGCGAGATAATGGATGAGATAGCAAAGCTTACCCCAAGTTACGGCGGCATAAGTTATCAGCGGATTGAAACGGAGGGCCTGCAGTGGCCCTGTCCAAGCCCGGCTCACCCTGGAACCCCTATCCTTCACACAGAGAAATTTGCTCGGGGCCTGGGCAAATTCCATCCCGTTGAATATAAAGATCCAAACGAGGTCGTCGATGAGGAGTATCCCCTCATCCTCACCACGGGCCGCCTCCTTCATCAGTATCATACCGGCACCATGACCAGAAAATCGGAAGCCATCGAGGAGGTCTGCGGGGCGGCCCTTCTTGAAATAAACCCCAAGGACGCCGAGAGGCTGGGGGTTGAGAGCGGCGATATGGTCAAGGTAACCTCCAGGCGGGGCAGCGTTGAGATAAAGGCTTGCGTAACCGAGAAGATTCAAAAAGGCGCCCTCTTTGCCCCCTTCCACTTCAAAGAGTCTCCCATAAACCGGCTGACCAACCCGGCTCTCGACCCGGTTGCCAAGATTCCCGAATTCAAAGTGGCCGCCGTCAAGGTGGAGAAGGTTTAAAGGCCGCCGCCGCGCCCCGCTCATCAGGAAAGATTAACCTCCGTTAACCTTGCCCGGCGCTC includes these proteins:
- a CDS encoding CBS domain-containing protein codes for the protein MNVKDIMTKNPISISEEASLKKAAVMLKEEKVGSLLVVDSNGDLAGIITDRILVVDAIANGFDFNKTQVKEIMYESMVSVTPDMEATKAARLLEELEIRYLPVMEGKKTVGILSISDLANFVKDFIDCILIELGARVVKRRIG
- the fdhF gene encoding formate dehydrogenase subunit alpha, with the protein product MTKINLTINGKNIAAVGGMTILEAAKGADIGIPTLCHDPRLKPYGACRLCLVEVKGSKKPLLSCATKVTEGMEVETETPALLRIRKTLVELLLSDHKINCVTCESSGRCKLQDLAYEFGIEDNRFIGERNTFKIEDFNPLIERDPSKCILCGRCVRICEEVQQDSVYTFAGRSFSTVVTTPYDRSLIQTKCELCGQCISACPTAALIDKTAKNQGRIWETSATKTTCPYCGCGCELELHVKDGRIVRVSADVQSGVNRGNACVKGRFAMGFVNHKDRLKNPLIRKDGKLTEATFDEAIGLIASKLAKIKEESGPDSIGVFASARCTNEENYLLQKFIRAAVGTNNIDHCARLUHAPTVAGLAAAFGSGAMTNSLSDIAQSDVILVMGSNTTESHPIVALEIKRAVSDFGAKLIVIDPRRIRLADYADIYLSQKPGSDVALLNGIMHVIIEEGLADQAFTLARCEDFEAFKRAVRKYTPELAEEISGVKADDIRRVARLFGAAKNGAIFYCMGLTQHVTGTDNVLSVANLAMLTGNIGRPGTGVNPLRGQNNVQGACDMGALPNVFAGYQKVSDEAAAQKFESAWGGSLSRKEGLTVTEMIWAAASGGIKALYIMGENPMLSDADTSHVEEALKNLDLLVVQDIFLTETAALADVVLPGASFAEKDGTFTNTERRVQRVRRAIPVLGGAKEDLKIIADLSAAMGYPMEYASASEIMDEIAKLTPSYGGISYQRIETEGLQWPCPSPAHPGTPILHTEKFARGLGKFHPVEYKDPNEVVDEEYPLILTTGRLLHQYHTGTMTRKSEAIEEVCGAALLEINPKDAERLGVESGDMVKVTSRRGSVEIKACVTEKIQKGALFAPFHFKESPINRLTNPALDPVAKIPEFKVAAVKVEKV